In the Vogesella sp. XCS3 genome, ACTACATAGCCTGCCGCTTGACCCTGTCTCCATGCAGGCCCTGTTGCGTGGCGATATCGTGATGCTGGAAGACGATCTGGTCTACCTGCAGCGCGTCAAGCAGTCACCCTACGCACTCGTTGCCGGGCCAATGAGCTATCTGGTATTCATGCACGAGCTAAAGTGGCTGGACTACGCCCTGCTCACCATGATCGGCCTGTCGCTAGCCATACCCGTGCTGCTATGGATGCGGCCACACTGGAACGAGCTGGTACAACTGGAAAATGCCGCCAAACAGCTCAGCCAGGGGCAGTTTCAGGCACGCGTCAGCCTGGCGCCCACCTCGGGCCTGCAACCGCTGGCACGCGGCTTTAACCATATGGCAGAAAGCGTAGAACTCCTGCTGGAAAGCAAGCAAACCCTGATCAATGCCGTGGCACACGAGCTGCGCACCCCCTTGGCGCGATTACGCTACCGCCTGGCCTTGCTGGACGTGGACGCGGCCAACCCGGTACACGAGGGCATAGAGCGCGATCTCAACAATATCGGCTCGCTGATTGACGAACTGCTGCTACACGCCCGGCTGGGCCGCCCGGACTTGCCGATGCAGCCAGCAACCCTGCCCGCGCACACCTGGCTACGCCAGCGTCTGGACGACCTGACCAGCCACCACCCGCAGCTAAGGGTAAGCCTGCGGGTCTACCACGATAGCCTGCATGCAGACCCCACCCTGCTGGCACGGGCACTGGATAATCTGCTGAACAATGCGGCCAACTACGGCCAGGGCGAAATCGAGCTTAGCTTCACCGTACTCAATGGCGAACAGCAGTTGAGCGTGTCAGATAACGGGCACGGCATTGCCGAAGCCGACCGTTCCAATGTGCTAGAGCCCTTTGTGCGGCTAGACCCAAGCCGTGGTGCCGGCCAGGGGGGTTATGGCCTGGGCTTGGCCATCGTGCGGCAGATCATGCTGGCGCATCATGGCCACATCCGGATAGACGACAGCACACTGGGTGGTGCACGCTTTACCTTGGGCTGGCCGGAGCAACAAAGCGATACAACGATGAACAATTCATAACAGACAAGTAGCAGGCAACTACCTAACATGGCATCAGACGTTGAACACAACGTGTATACCCTACTCTTTGCAAAGGATTTCACCATGAAAAAACTGACTCTGGTTGCTGCTGGTCTGGCTTTCGCTGTTGCTGCTTCCGCTGGTTTCGCTGCTGATGCCAAGAAACCTGCTGCTTCGGCTCCTGCTGCTGAAAAGAAAGTAGAAAAGAAAGCTGAAAAGAAAGTAGAGAAAAAAGTTGTTAAGGCTAAAAAAGCCGCTTCCGCTGCCAAGTAATTCGGCTGCAGGATAAAAAAGGGCACCTTGCGGTGCCCTTTTTTCGTATAAGCCTGCCGGGAAACACGGCAGGACATGACCTGGCTAGCTGGCCAGTGCCTGCTTTTGCAGCGACACCAGCTCGGTAATACCCTTTTCTGCCAAAGCCATTAGCGCATTCATTTCATCGCGGCTAAAAGGGGCACCTTCCGCAGTACCTTGTACCTCGATAAAACGGCCATCACCGGTCATCACGACATTCATGTCGGTTTCGCAGCCCGAGTCTTCTACATAGTCCAGATCCAACACCGGCTGGCCAGCCACCACCCCTACCGAAATGGCAGCAACGTGGTCACGCAAGGGGCTTTCTGCCAGCTTGCCTGCCGCGATCAAGCCGGCAATCGCATCGGCCAAAGCAACAAACGCACCGGTAATGCTGGCCGTGCGCGTGCCACCATCGGCCTGGATAACATCACAGTCGA is a window encoding:
- the rstB gene encoding two-component system sensor histidine kinase RstB, translated to MRKLFIQFYLLLIFSFLVAVSLAGLVYKEVAEKAGDRALADLLKTTLTLIEHTLDGVPQQQWPAELAKLDHELDFNVALQPLHSLPLDPVSMQALLRGDIVMLEDDLVYLQRVKQSPYALVAGPMSYLVFMHELKWLDYALLTMIGLSLAIPVLLWMRPHWNELVQLENAAKQLSQGQFQARVSLAPTSGLQPLARGFNHMAESVELLLESKQTLINAVAHELRTPLARLRYRLALLDVDAANPVHEGIERDLNNIGSLIDELLLHARLGRPDLPMQPATLPAHTWLRQRLDDLTSHHPQLRVSLRVYHDSLHADPTLLARALDNLLNNAANYGQGEIELSFTVLNGEQQLSVSDNGHGIAEADRSNVLEPFVRLDPSRGAGQGGYGLGLAIVRQIMLAHHGHIRIDDSTLGGARFTLGWPEQQSDTTMNNS
- the rph gene encoding ribonuclease PH yields the protein MRPSQRAADALRTVRLTRHYTKHAEGSVLIECGDTKVICTASVEESVPSFLKGKGQGWVTAEYGMLPRSTGSRMRREAASGKQSGRTQEIQRLIGRSLRAVVDLQKLGERQILIDCDVIQADGGTRTASITGAFVALADAIAGLIAAGKLAESPLRDHVAAISVGVVAGQPVLDLDYVEDSGCETDMNVVMTGDGRFIEVQGTAEGAPFSRDEMNALMALAEKGITELVSLQKQALAS